One Papaver somniferum cultivar HN1 chromosome 10, ASM357369v1, whole genome shotgun sequence genomic window carries:
- the LOC113318576 gene encoding uncharacterized protein LOC113318576: MAVMRKNSSSNWAFSLKVLLISTGVLSMAIILKLSIPVVLEIIISEAPVLWSSILCWLTPPYLYVIINGIIITIAASSRFHQNKNDGNTQEFKPLLVPVNNTIISAPAANNFVGYDDTMMMMMNMKNSMEIRTEFEGMIGYDRNHQVVGFHEQQHHGVAEKNQISNGMFGFGYDHHHHHEVAVKNTNLVEFEDSKPKVYHVYEQKQEEQKLTIPERKMKNRVVLNDDFSHDEKENSFMISRSSWTPPIIRTDSMENIQIDNEKPPASSRFNHKKSVKASPEGGKTLGVTKPKRHETLETTWKTITDGRSMPLTRHLKKSDTWEARHHQQDQLTPKLMKKSETFTERHHNNNESSDSSSGKLRKNTHKKEPSLSQDDLNRRVEAFINKFNEEMRLQRQESLNQYNEMVRQR, translated from the exons atggcagTTATGAGGAAGAATAGTTCAAGCAACTGGGCATTTTCTCTAAAGGTATTACTTATATCTACTGGAGTTTTATCCATGGCGATCATTTTGAAGCTTTCTATACCAGTAGTATTGGAGATCATTATATCTGAAGCTCCTGTGTTGTGGAGTTCTATTCTATGTTGGTTAACTCCTCCGTATCTTTATGTGATTATTAATGGGATTATCATTACAATCGCTGCTTCTTCAAGATTTCATCAGAATAAGAATGATGGCAATACTCAAGAGTTCAAACCATTATTAGTACCTGTTAATAATACCATTATTAGTGCTCCGGCAGCTAATAATTTCGTTGGGTATGATgatacaatgatgatgatgatgaatatgaaGAATTCAATGGAAATTAGAACAGAATTCGAGGGTATGATTGGTTATGATCGGAATCATCAAGTCGTTGGGTTTCATGAGCAGCAGCACCATGGAGTTGCAGAAAAGAATCAAATTAGCAATGGTATGTTTGGGTTTGGGtatgatcatcatcatcaccatgaaGTTGCAGTGAAGAATACAAATCTAGTGGAGTTTGAAGATTCGAAACCAAAAGTGTATCATGTCTATGAGCAGAAACAGgaagaacaaaaattaacaatTCCAGAAAGAAAGATGAAGAACAGAGTGGTACTAAATGATGATTTTAGTCACGACGAGAAGGAAAATAGTTTCATGATTTCAAGATCTTCTTGGACACCACCAATCATTCGAACAGATTCAATGGAGAATATTCAAATTGACAACGAAAAGCCACCAGCTTCTTCAAGATTCAATCACAAGAAATCTGTCAAAGCAAGTCCCGAAG GTGGAAAGACATTAGGAGTGACGAAACCAAAGAGACATGAAACACTGGAGACGACATGGAAGACGATTACAGATGGACGATCAATGCCATTAACGCGACACTTGAAGAAATCGGACACCTGGGAAGCTCGTCACCATCAACAAGATCAATTAACACCAAAGTTGATGAAGAAATCGGAGACATTTACTGAAAGACACCATAATAATAATGAATCGTCCGATTCATCTTCAGGTAAGCTTCGCAAGAATACTCATAAGAAAGAACCATCATTGAGTCAAGATGATTTGAATCGGAGAGTTGAAGCTTTTATCAACAAGTTCAATGAAGAGATGAGATTACAGAGACAAGAGTCATTGAATCAGTACAATGAAATGGTGAGACAACGATGA
- the LOC113318575 gene encoding uncharacterized protein LOC113318575, whose product MAITKKKRKRLVEEENQTEKARRKLLIGSRVEVRSLEQGLAGSWHCGTVVACRYFCRVVQYDHLYLDDEGSENLKEMVHVSPLLEGVLLPKDFNYRGIIRPIPPPCENVNGGGLNFGLCVDAFIDNAWWEGVIFSFEDELSERLVFFPDFPDQKMIKTDDLRVTQDWDEAEECWIVRGKWKFLELIEDYPIAVVKAAQIWHDLKQKEGFKNNIKEWTCNVTSVWVDLVVETVSQNLDISSELIYKLISEKTGNYSVNDDEECGKNRWCSCDNEEAVTMQIQDLSVSRSDDLKLLTKDVTSSSLVREIDDGAQEGMEVVVYSDEGCLPTCHTANEEDEAQGVGTVVECTVNGSLSVDDDDQIYGEPRLKRLTSIGSSQKKILTPADSGSTEKLMWLPVGTDVLPEAKYFPEALEEYLNRDLVKVKNNDSRACDLRLKARMHLSYMGWTIEYRMRPNGKRADLRYISPKGGTPLYSLRCACLQAIEFPSRRQVPLSMICREDKVGASTPVLCLEPEPLYSDNFGSDKTPHTRRKLNVHVEPEYCPQAVRDYMNGYQCNERRLRNGKNVNHLREKVKKHLSAEGWTFSLRFLKDNRRDFRYTSPSSSVSYKSLVAACEGYVKEVAEFMSPFSHDKFLTTIMHPEVLRICYTKPSGSLQQPKVNPEVGIILEKISRDEQLKKTTNGYSPLSEENSMRTKVSRTQFGNECNSNHLPRSSKRARQVVAPRSGHCSPRTIVNWLIENDVVLPREKVCYLSVRDDSAIGQGKINPNGIKCSCCQNVFGLYKFGLHVGSSYTPPSARIYLEDGRSLLDCQKQLQEKCSNIYAQKKDLVHKGNDEICSICHHGGTLLLCDQCPSSFHLNCLGLEDVPVGNWFCPFCRCRICGQQSKLDCDSEEHPTEKKVMRCDQCNHEYHVECVGERGLSMQDRNNQNSNWFCSIRCEKIYAGLHKLLGESVPVGKDNLSWTILKSKNDARQPFVPSEIKLAMECQSKLNVALAIMHECFEPIKDTRRDLIEDVIFNKTSDLNRLNFWGFYTVILEREDELISVAAVRIHDEKFAEVPLVCTRVQHRMQGMCRTLFNILEEKLGQLEVERVILPAIPQVLQTWTTSFGFSRMTNSERLEFLPYTFLDFQDTRLCQKFLRTSSVSMNPTAEVSNELLRESNADGQQSAGTCTHVDTLAATVIQAERLEWSQVAEQELVVEVGAKSVPGLLVAARPLDVTRTLQDESDRNWKNCEPCIAESFLLDDKPHEFYTRRKMLGAHVNTASAAETSDQLTILHIGGSHSCEDVVEEDRTDTSNSQELGLKKKRKRLEASSSGTVNKFLRASNEDVGTCAVHAATRASEESEKRTPYVSHDPCCQDVSKEGTSASPSSEQLEKPTSFIGCQAASEKGTGLGFSLLADDFMIDSDGEGTGTTVVLEDDSEDDAVESEVVNLDCGTEELEKSDSGESFTQLVDDLKRQGFDESDGEIKGMTLVLKDDTPTSCFKKRRLYSPCEPSMMDDVVLDTDTPAENFTSGSLLKSCMSEAVALLGSSEAATCIEAENIFYDDDNEMTDTFREPISVISACDEKQNMKEGRYARALSVVKMLSYGDTSISNDLVCFNNNDIVDGVKDSLPRASIHEPAGLSYSADSHDDSGKWSESNDMVDKFLSLNDSNLSREVVPEKTIKEINFSASRLKGTCELAKRRTTGSPIRDISIFDFNMHDTPGNGEPGSISCKSEAKDGNGMSLARRRLILAPSDSRLMSDELEGARQIAVTSELESNINSLNFNLHDAGFDSPLQRCKSFRASKIPAEPSKISNELSTFVSLERAIASVMADVAPVHIPTSEESEQATLPYTGRTLSEEEDTLTTSQEELVKEQKKRKRIDEASNTSAAGKLDYLIEIIGKHLEGKEDTLKRREIALEKQQVSLMKLQMDLEKQRNLLEKKSGLADGLIKALAGLKDVGRISVNEALKEVGYKASELIG is encoded by the exons ATGGcgataacaaagaagaaacgtAAGAGActagtagaagaagaaaatcaaacggAAAAAGCTAGAAGAAAGCTTTTAATCGGATCTAGAGTTGAG GTTAGAAGTCTTGAACAAGGGTTGGCTGGTTCGTGGCATTGTGGTACAGTCGTTGCATGTAGGTATTTCTGCCGTGTTGTCCAGTATGATCATCTTTACTTGGATGACGAGGGTTCAGAAAATCTCAAAGAAATGGTTCATGTTTCTCCGTTACTTGAAGGAGTCTTGCTACCAAAAGATTTTAATTATCGTGGTATAATTAGGCCAATTCCTCCTCCTTGTGAAAATGTGAACGGCGGCGGTCTAAATTTTGGACTCTGTGTTGATGCATTCATTGATAATGCATGGTGGGAAGGTGTAATTTTCAGTTTCGAAGATGAATTATCAGAAAGATTAGTATTCTTTCCTGATTTTCCAGATCAAAAGATGATAAAAACTGACGACTTAAGAGTAACTCAGGATTGGGATGAAGCCGAGGAATGCTGGATAGTAAGAGGGAAATGGAAGTTCCTTGAATTGATTGAGGATTATCCAATTGCTGTGGTTAAAGCTGCACAAATCTGGCATGACCTAAAGCAGAAGGAAGGCTTCAAGAATAATATCAAAGAGTGGACTTGTAATGTAACGTCAGTGTGGGTTGATTTGGTTGTTGAGACTGTTTCTCAGAATTTGGATATATCTTCTGAGCTTATTTATAAACTTATATCAGAGAAAACTGGTAATTATTCAGTTAATGACGACGAGGAATGCGGGAAAAACCGTTGGTGTTCTTGTGATAATGAAGAAGCTGTTACCATGCAGATTCAGGATTTGTCGGTTTCCCGTTCTGACGACTTGAAGCTATTAACAAAAGATGTTACTAGTTCTAGTTTGGTTCGTGAAATAGATGATGGTGCTCAGGAAGGAATGGAAGTTGTTGTATATTCGGATGAAGGTTGTCTTCCcacttgtcatacggcaaatgaagaagatgaggcGCAAGGTGTTGGAACTGTTGTTGAATGTACTGTAAATGGTTCCTTGAGTGTTGATGATGATGACCAAATTTATGGTGAGCCTAGGCTTAAACGTCTTACAAGTATCGGGTCAAGTCAGAAAAAAATACTGACACCTGCAGATTCGGGATCAACAGAAAAACTGATGTGGTTACCTGTTGGCACAGATGTACTTCCTGAAGCTAAATACTTCCCTGAAGCATTAGAAGAGTATTTAAATCGAGATTTAGTGAAAGTAAAAAACAATGATTCTCGTGCTTGTGATTTACGATTAAAGGCTAGGATGCATCTTTCTTATATGGGTTGGACTATCGAGTATAGAATGAGACCAAATGGTAAAAGGGCTGATTTACGTTATATATCACCAAAGGGGGGGACACCCTTGTATTCGCTTCGTTGCGCATGCCTGCAGGCTATAGAATTCCCCAGTCGTCGGCAGGTTCCTTTGTCCATGATCTGCCGAGAGGATAAAGTCGGTGCTTCTACTCCTGTTCTTTGTCTGGAACCAGAGCCACTTTATTCAGACAATTTTGGAAGTGATAAAACACCTCATACTCGTCGCAAGTTGAATGTACATGTTGAACCTGAATATTGCCCTCAAGCTGTGAGAGATTATATGAATGGATATCAGTGTAATGAAAGGCGCTTGAGAAATGGTAAAAATGTAAATCACTTGCGTGAAAAAGTAAAGAAGCACCTCTCAGCTGAAGGTTGGACTTTCTCTCTGCGTTTTCTGAAGGATAACCGGAGAGATTTTCGTTATACTAGTCCAAGTAGTTCTGTGTCATATAAATCTCTTGTGGCTGCTTGCGAAGGATATGTTAAAGAGGTAGCTGAGTTTATGAGTCCATTCAGTCATGATAAGTTCCTTACTACTATTATGCACCCTGAGGTTTTGAGGATATGTTATACCAAGCCATCTGGCTCGTTACAACAGCCAAAAGTGAATCCAGAAGTTGGCATTATACTGGAAAAGATATCCAGGGATGAGCAACTGAAGAAAACAACAAACGGTTATTCCCCTCTTAGTGAAGAAAATTCGATGAGAACAAAGGTGTCTAGAACTCAATTTGGCAATGAGTGCAATTCAAACCACCTTCCACGTTCAAGCAAAAGGGCACGACAGGTTGTGGCACCGAGGTCCGGACATTGCAGCCCTCGAACTATTGTCAATTGGTTGATTGAGAATGATGTGGTTTTGCCAAGGGAAAAAGTATGTTACCTGAGTGTAAGAGATGACTCTGCAATTGGACAAGGAAAGATAAACCCCAATGGAATTAAGTGCAGTTGCTGCCAGAATGTTTTTGGTCTGTATAAGTTTGGACTTCATGTTGGTAGCAGTTACACCCCTCCATCAGCCAGGATTTACTTGGAAGATGGAAGATCGTTGTTAGACTGCCAGAAGCAGCTCCAGGAGAAGTGCTCAAATATCTATGCTCAAAAAAAGGATCTGGTGCACAAAGGGAACGATGAAATATGCTCAATTTGTCACCATGGCGGTACATTGTTGTTGTGCGATCAATGCCCATCCTCATTTCACTTGAATTGCCTTGGTTTAGAG GATGTGCCGGTTGGAAATTGGTTCTGCCCATTTTGTCGATGTAGAATATGCGGCCAGCAGAGCAAGCTTGACTGTGATTCTGAAGAACATCCCACTGAAAAGAAAGTTATGCGCTGTGATCAGTGCAATCATGAAT ATCACGTGGAGTGCGTTGGAGAAAGAGGATTGAGTATGCAGGACCGTAACAACCAGAACAGTAATTGGTTTTGCAGTATAAGATGTGAAAAG ATTTATGCAGGTCTCCACAAACTTTTGGGAGAATCCGTTCCAGTTGGCAAGGATAATTTGTCATGGACTATATTAAAATCCAAAAATGATGCTCGTCAACCTTTTGTTCCATCTGAAATTAAGCTTGCGATGGAGTGTCAGAGCAAGCTTAATGTAGCACTCGCGATAATGCATGAGTGTTTTGAGCCCATTAAAGATACGAGGAGAGATCTTATTGAAGATGTTATTTTCAACAAAAC GTCAGACCTGAACCGATTGAACTTTTGGGGATTTTACACCGTAATTTTGGAGCGAGAAGATGAGCTCATCTCTGTTGCAGCTGTCAG GATACATGATGAAAAGTTTGCAGAAGTACCGCTTGTTTGTACGCGTGTCCAACATCGTATGCAAGGGATGTGCCGAACTCTATTTAATATTCTTGAAGAG AAGCTCGGACAATTAGAAGTGGAGAGAGTGATTTTACCTGCTATACCTCAAGTGCTACAGACATGGACTACTTCCTTTGGTTTCTCTAGGATGACAAATTCTGAGAGATTAGAGTTTCTACCGTACACTTTCCTAGATTTTCAGGACACCAGATTGTGCCAGAAATTCTTAAGGACGTCATCTGTATCTATGAACCCAACAGCAGAAGTATCAAATG AATTACTGAGAGAATCAAATGCAGATGGGCAACAGTCGGCCGGTACATGTACTCATGTAGATACTCTTGCTGCTACAGTAATTCAAGCAGAACGACTTGAATGGAGTCAAGTTGCAGAGCAAGAGCTAGTAGTAGA AGTTGGCGCAAAAAGTGTTCCTGGTTTATTAGTGGCTGCTCGTCCTCTCGATGTG ACGAGGACACTACAAGATGAGTCTGACCGAAATTGGAAAAACTGTGAGCCATGCATTGCTGAGAGTTTCTTGTTGGATGATAAGCCACACGAGTTCTACACACGAAGGAAGATGTTAGGTGCTCATGTAAATACCGCTTCTGCTGCAGAGACGTCAGACCAATTAACTATACTGCATATTGGTGGATCCCATTCTTGTGAAGATGTGGTCGAGGAAGATAGAACAGATACCTCTAATTCACAAGAATTAGGATTGAAAAAGAAACGAAAGAGGCTCGAGGCTTCCTCAAGTGGTACAGTTAACAAATTCTTAAGGGCATCAAATGAAGATGTTGGCACATGTGCTGTACATGCAGCTACTCGTGCTTCAGAAGAATCAGAAAAACGAACACCATACGTCAGTCATGACCCTTGTTGTCAAGATGTCTCCAAGGAAGGTACATCCGCATCTCCTTCTTCAGAACAACTAGAAAAACCAACATCCTTTATTGGATGTCAAGCTGCGTCTGAGAAAGGTACAGGTTTGGGGTTTTCCCTCCTTGCAGATGATTTCATGATAGATAGTGATGGAGAGGGAACTGGTACGACGGTGGTACTGGAAGATGATTCTGAAGATGATGCAGTTGAATCAGAAGTAGTGAATCTTGATTGTGGAACTGAGGAATTAGAGAAGTCAGATAGTGGTGAGAGTTTTACACAGTTAGTGGATGATTTGAAGAGACAAGGTTTTGATGAGAGTGATGGAGAGATAAAGGGTATGACGCTGGTACTGAAGGATGATACTCCAACGAGCTGCTTTAAAAAGAGGCGACTCTATTCACCCTGTGAACCAAGTATGATGGACGATGTTGTTTTGGATACCGATACACCAGCTGAGAATTTCACTTCAG GATCTTTATTGAAGAGCTGTATGTCTGAAGCTGTAGCATTACTAGGGTCTTCTGAGGCTGCTACTTGCATTGAGGCAGAGAACATCTTCTATGACGACGATAATGAGATGACTGATACCTTTAGAGAACCAATTTCAGTCATTAGTGCCTGCGATGAAAAACAGAATATGAAAGAAGGTAGATATGCCAGAGCTCTTTCAGTAGTCAAGATGCTTTCTTATGGGGATACTTCAATTTCGAACGATTTAGTGTGCTTCAACAATAATGACATTGTCGATGGAGTGAAAGATTCTTTGCCGCGTGCTTCCATACATGAACCTGCCGGGTTAAGCTATTCTGCTGATTCACATGATGACTCTGGAAAATGGTCTGAAAGCAATGATATGGTGGATAAGTTTCTGTCACTCAATGACTCTAACCTGTCTCGAGAAGTGGTTCCGGAGAAGACTATCAAAGAGATTAATTTTTCTGCGTCAAGGTTAAAGGGTACTTGTGAGTTGGCTAAGAGAAGAACTACTGGGAGTCCAATTAGAGACATTAGTATCTTTGATTTCAATATGCATGATACTCCGGGAAATGGGGAACCTGGTAGTATCTCCTGTAAGAGTGAAGCAAAGGATGGAAATGGTATGAGCCTTGCCAGAAGAAGACTTATTTTAGCTCCTTCGGACTCCAGGTTAATGTCAGATGAGCTGGAAGGAGCAAGACAGATCGCAGTAACTTCTGAGTTGGAGAGCAATATCAACAGTTTGAACTTCAATTTGCATGATGCTGGTTTTGATTCTCCCCTGCAAAGATGTAAGAGTTTCCGTGCTTCCAAGATCCCAGCTGAACCTTCTAAAATCAGCAACGAACTGTCGACTTTTGTTAGTCTTGAGAGAGCAATCGCCTCTGTAATGGCAGATGTTGCTCCTGTACACATTCCTACTTCAGAAGAATCAGAACAAGCAACACTTCCATATACAGGTCGAACTCTATCTGAAGAAGAGGACACATTGACCACCTCACAAGAAGAACTGGTGAAGGAGCAGAAGAAACGAAAGAGGATTGATGAGGCAAGTAATACTTCAGCCGCTGGAAAACTTGATTACCTTATTGAAATAATCGGTAAACATCTTGAAGGGAAAGAAGATACCTTGAAAAGGCGCGAAATTGCTTTGGAGAAGCAACAAGTTTCTTTGATGAAGCTGCAAATGGACTTGGAGAAGCAAAGGAACTTGTTGGAAAAGAAGTCGGGTCTTGCAGATGGTCTTATTAAAGCACTTGCTGGTTTGAAGGATGTTGGTCGTATCTCTGTGAATGAAGCACTCAAGGAGGTCGGTTATAAAGCATCCGAGCTCATCGGTTGA